The DNA segment TGCACTACTACTATTAAATCTAAGTCCTTCTTAACTTGGGCGATAGCATCTACGAATCTGTCAAGTGGAACAGAACCGTCTAGTAGACATCCGCCGCTAATGAGGCAACCGACGCTTCCCCTCTCCTTAAGTTGTCTACAAGCATCAATCAGCGAGTCTGGACTAGTCGCTGGAATCATGGTTTCAAGAATTTTTCCAAAACAATGTTTACATCGCAAGGCACAAAATTTTCCAGTTATCGAGATGGATGGGAACGCTATGGGGGAGGAATGAAACTCAGAGGATTCATAGTGGACGAAACTTGGCGCGTAAAACCGAATTTTTCTCCCAAAGAACCTCCAAGAAATCTCCCTGGAAGCCTCTACTAAGTTTATAAGTTCGCTTTTACTTGCATTTAGAATCTTTAAATATTCCTCGTGAGATTTCAGCAATCGCTTACCCCATAGGATCTAAGTGAAATCTAATATATGATAACGTCAAGATGGTTGAGAGGCTCGTGGACGACTGAAAGTCCAGTCTCTGCTTTGATATTTTTCTGTTTGTAGTCTAGTTGCTAACACCATCTCCTCCTCGGTTAAGGCATTTTTTAATAACTCAATCTCCAATGCTTCTTCAAATCCGATTTTTAACGCGTTTGCAACTTCCTCAAACGTTACGCGTCTTCCCATTTCTCTATTAATGGTGGTTACTCTTTCCTCAACGGTTTTGATTGCTTTATCACTAATCTTCTCTATCCCCACACGTAATACCTTGAACATTGTCCTTATGTCCGCGTCAAGCAGAATTGTGCCATGTTGAAGAATAGCATTCCCTCTTCGTGTTTGGGCATTTCCTGAAATTTTTTTCCCATTTACGATTATGTCATTAATTGGTTTAAATTCAGCGTTAATCCCTATCTTGTTGAGTGCTATTACGATTCCATTACATATGGTTTCATATGACTTCGTTATATCTTCAGGAATCTTCGGATTTCCTTGATCAACTATGACACTGTAGGTTAGTTCGCCGTTATAATCGTGATAAACGGCGCCCCCTCCAGTCATTCTTCTAACCACATCAACTCCTAACTCCTGGCACACATCTAGGTTTACTTCTTGTTCAACTAGTTGGAAATATCCAATTGAGACAGCTGAGGGCTTCCAACGATAAAAGCGAATTGTATTCGGGACCACGCCTTGGCTTCTTTTTTGAGTTATCGCTTCATCAATCGCCATATTCATATAGGCGTTATAAACATCGAGGCCGAGTAACCGCCATTTTTCTAACATTTACCTACCTCCATTTTGAACCGTAGAGTTGCATTTCAATTTCGGCGATTTGGCTTGGGGAAGGTTTTTCTGGATAATTATAGATGGGTCCCGTCGGTCTCTCATTATAGAACGGTCGGTTGCAGTGTGGGCATCCCGATGTTATGAAGGGTTCCCCGGTTTTAATAAGTCGTTTCAATTCTGTTTCAGAAATGCCGAAGTCGCGGATTGCTTCATGCTCATCGAAACTCATTTTGCTAAACCGGCTTTTTCCATTTACTATAAGATAACGGGCAATCTGTATTCGCCTATACCGCTCGATTGGCGGTGGTGGGTGATTTTCTAAGTAAGTTCCTGGAATGGGAGTGAAGGCAAAAAGTCCTGGATAAACACCGACGTTAACAAGTTGTTGAATTACTTTTACAAGGTCTTTTTCTGTTTCTCCAAGCCCAACGATAAGGTGTGTGCTCACCCGACCAGCCTTTAAAACATCTACAGCAGCTTTTAGCGCTTCAAAATGTCCCTCCCAAGTATAAGGTCCGTCAGCATCGAAACCTTTAACTTTGTTAAATATTTCTTTAGTTGCCGCATCAATCGGAATTCCAATGCGATCTATTCCCACTCGTGCCAGCAACTCAATCTCAGTTTTAGCAAGCGGTTGACAAGAGACTGAGATTGGAATATCTACACATGATCGAATTTCCTGCACGAGACCTAAGACGTCTTTAAGCATTTCGGGGTAATTTATGGCTTGAATGCAAACGCGTTTGATTAAAGCATCCATTGCAGCATGTTTTATCCTTGAGATCACCTTATGAGAAGTGAAAATAGGCCAAGTTACTCTTGAAAGCAAATCCGCCTTCGCCGTACTATTTACTGCCTGTGGACAAAACCTACAGTTAGCTACGCATTTCTTCGGAGTGTATGTAAGAAGATACGCTGTCGTAGGTTTCGCATTTAATATTCCAGTGGTTAGTCCAAGGATTACCGCGGAGCCATAGGATACCCGTACTTTTTCCGGCAGTGTATATACGGTCTGCTTAACATCTTTAACCTGCATCAATGTCATCCTTTACCTTTCAACTGGATTCAAGATCATATCGGTAAACTTTCGCGGGATATGATATTTATTCCCATCGCTACAGTAGGAAAGAAGCTCATCATCATTTGTCGATTTATTCTATGATTTTAAAGGTATTTATATTATAATTATGTAATATTTCATAATAATAATATGAGATGACTTATATGGGTGAAATCCGCGTTGCCATAGCTGGAGTTGGAAACTGCGCCTCAGCATTAGTACAGGGAGTTTATTACTATAAGAACGTTAAAGAAGAAGAATTTGTACCCGGGCTCCTTCACATAAACTTTGGCGGATACTATCCTCGTGACATTCGATTTGTTGCCGCGTTTGATATTAACCAAGAGAAAGTCGGCAACGACCTAGGAGACGCGATTTATGCTCCTCCTAATAATACACCAGTTTTTTATAAAGTTCCAAAGCTAGGTGTAACAGTAAAACGAGCCCCCATCCTAGATGGACTGGGAAAATTCTGCAAACCC comes from the Candidatus Bathyarchaeota archaeon genome and includes:
- a CDS encoding lipoate--protein ligase family protein, yielding MLEKWRLLGLDVYNAYMNMAIDEAITQKRSQGVVPNTIRFYRWKPSAVSIGYFQLVEQEVNLDVCQELGVDVVRRMTGGGAVYHDYNGELTYSVIVDQGNPKIPEDITKSYETICNGIVIALNKIGINAEFKPINDIIVNGKKISGNAQTRRGNAILQHGTILLDADIRTMFKVLRVGIEKISDKAIKTVEERVTTINREMGRRVTFEEVANALKIGFEEALEIELLKNALTEEEMVLATRLQTEKYQSRDWTFSRPRASQPS
- a CDS encoding radical SAM protein, whose protein sequence is MQVKDVKQTVYTLPEKVRVSYGSAVILGLTTGILNAKPTTAYLLTYTPKKCVANCRFCPQAVNSTAKADLLSRVTWPIFTSHKVISRIKHAAMDALIKRVCIQAINYPEMLKDVLGLVQEIRSCVDIPISVSCQPLAKTEIELLARVGIDRIGIPIDAATKEIFNKVKGFDADGPYTWEGHFEALKAAVDVLKAGRVSTHLIVGLGETEKDLVKVIQQLVNVGVYPGLFAFTPIPGTYLENHPPPPIERYRRIQIARYLIVNGKSRFSKMSFDEHEAIRDFGISETELKRLIKTGEPFITSGCPHCNRPFYNERPTGPIYNYPEKPSPSQIAEIEMQLYGSKWR